The genome window GCTACTTTTGTGTTAGAAGTTGTATCAATCCAAGTGTATCTTCTATGTTCAGGACCAGAATTACTTGCATTATAGATTCCCTGATCTGCCCAAGCACCTGTATTTGAAGTAGACAATGTTCTCCATGTATTTCCTACACCTCCTCCAGGTGTTTTTGAAGGTACTTTTAATGAGCCTCCAGCATCTCCTATATAACCACCATATTCTGTGTTGTAATTCCACATAATTGTTTTTAAATCAGCAGTATTATTACGAATCAAGACGTTGTTCTCAGTACCACTGTCTGTACGATAAGTATTATTTTTTGAAGTAGCTGTATTATTCTGAATAGAGTGTCTCATAAAAACTTTTATAGTATATAAACCGTCAGGAGTTGTAGCATTAACAGTAAAGCCTTTTACACCTGTATCAGGATCTGTTACAAATTTCATGTAATCCATCACTGCAATTATTTTAATATCAGCGTTCATTTGCGTACCAACAGTTATATCTTTACATCCTGTTATATCAGTATTTGCTTCAAAAAAAGAAGTTAAATCAAATGAGATTCCTATTGGCGACGACTGAGAAGCAATGGGTATTCCTTGTACTGCAAAAACTAGGTAGCCTGAACCATACTCTAACTTTCCATCTGCAATTGTAGCCGTAATATTAGGATTACCTACAGATGTTAAGGTAACACCTACAAATTTTCCACCGTTTCCTCCCGTATATGGAACTTTGATGATACTACCTGACAGTATAGGTTTAGGAGAAGTTCCATCAATATTTTGCGAAGGATCTATTGTAGAAGCGGTGCAATTTACAGATGCACTTGCTTTAACAGAAGTAGTGTCCTCAATGCTTCGCCATTCGGTTCCGTTCCAGAAATAATATCCTTTTGGTAAAGCTGTACCTATATTATAAACTAGTAAACCCTGTGGTTGGTTTGAAATATCATTATCACCATCTGCATTAAGATCCGTTGTATTAGAATTTAAAGTAATTCTAGGAACAAGTAAACCTTTATTTATTGATGAAACATCAAGCATAGCATATTTATTAGGATTTGTACCTATACCAGTCGCTCCAGATTTAGTGACTATAAAATCATCTTCAAAATGTTTAGATGTTGGCTCTCCACTTGAAGGATTGGTAGTTTCTGCTGTTAATTTTCCATCAATATTGAATAAGCCTTGCGGATTGGAAGTATTAATACCTACTTGGCCAAAAGAGAGGATAGAGAGTAAATTTATAAAAAATAAAATGCCTTTTTTCATACTTCTTTTGTTTAGTTTTAAATGATTTACAAACTTATTCTCTTTTCTTTTTTATGAAAAGAAATCAACTACAGCAAAGCTACCTTCCTTTGTACGACATAGGTACTTAATCTTTTTTAGAGGGATTGTATTTTTTACCTGTTGTGTATTTTTTTTTAAGTTTAATTAATTGTTTTTAAGTTGTTTAGTTTTTGTTATTTCGGAAAAAATCCCATACATGAATTTATCTTTTTTTATTTAAACAAATTATGGTTGTTATTTTTTAAGTTCAATATTTCATGTGGTATGAATTGTTACAGATACGGGATTTTTTTATCCCGTATTGTAACTTAATAGGTTTGTTTGGTTAAAACATTCTGGTAATTCGGCAGTACCATTTTCGAACATTATCGGCATTATTTGTCGTGTCCATATTATCAATGGTAAAAGACATTTCTACTTTGTACCATTTATTTCCTTCGAGGATAAAATCAAAATTATATCCTTCGGTATTATTTGAGTATGTAACCGCAGTACCTGGAGTCGAAACTCCTTTTACCATATTTACACCATATCCTAAATACATTCCGTTATCAAGATTCTGATAACCATTAGGAGCTAGGATGACATTCGCATCACCACGTCCTTCTTGGGAGGTCATTCCCATCCACCAAAATTTTTGAGCTTCATTACTTATATTGTATACTCTAGGCACAATGGATACAGGACCTGCGGAATTAGAACTTGAGATTGCGAAAGCATCAAACTGAAAAGTGTCTTCAATCGTTGGCATTTTATCTCCATTGCTGCTTAATAAAACATTGGAAAGACTTGCTAAAACCCCTGTTCCACTAAAATATTCTGATTCGCCTCGAGAAAGTTCATTTTTTCCTACAGTAGCAGAACAAGATTGTCCAAAAAAATCTATTGCAAATTCTGCGGTATTTGGAGATGAACCAGAAGGAGTTCCAGTTATTGAGTATATTAGTTGACCAACTCCATATTCTAAATCACCATATTGTAATGTAGCTGTAAGACCAGTTATTCCTGTAGAAAGTATTGGCGAACCAGCAGGATAAGATCCTCCATTTCCTCCTGAATAAGGAATTACTAAAGTTCCAATATAAGGAACTCCTTGTTCGAATTTTTTTGGTGTGATATAAGCTAAACTACAATCTAATTTGTTAATTGAAGGAGAAATACTACTTCTTGTAGAAAATTTAACCCATTCGGTTCCGTTCCAATAGAGATAACCTTCTGTTGTTAATCCTCTTTTTCCTAAGTTGTAAATTAGCAATCCTATAGCAGGATTGGCTATTGTGGTTTGGTCTGTATTGCTTTCTAACGAAACTTTAGGACCTAAAAAACCTCTTTTGTTGCCATTAGAGGCACCATCTGTATTTACATCCAAAATAGCTGATGGATCTGGAGATATTGTTCCAATTCCAACACTACCAGAAGACGTAATTACAAAGTCATCTGAAGCTTGTAAAGGATCTGGAATTCCTGTTTTTGGATTTGTTGTTTCGGGAGAAGATTTACCATCTACATTAAAAATTCCTTGAGGATTTTCTGTATTAATCCCTACTTGCCCGAACGAGAGGACAGAGAATAAAGTTGTAAAAAGGAAAACGCTTTTTTTCATACTTTTTGTTTAGTTTTAAAATAATGTGCAAACCTATTGGCTTTTATTTTTTGAGGAAAGAGATTGACTACGGCAAAGCTACTTTATGGCATACGACATGGCTACTTTATTGTTTTTAGTTGGATTGTATTTTTTATCTGTTATAAGGTTTTAACAATGTAATTTGTTTATTTTTAATCATTTATTCTTTATTATTTCGGAAAAAATATTATTTTATGAATTTGTCCCCCCTATTTGTCCCCCCTCTAAAAGTTGAGCTCATTCTATAATTTGGTAAATTTATAACGCAATTTATATAGGTTGCCATTCTACTCTCTCCTTCCTATTAAATAGGATAATTCAAAAACTTTAATTTATATGTACGAAGGAACAATTGGTGAAATTCGGATGTTTGCAGGTCCGTATGCTCCTAGGAATTGGGCTTTCTGCTATGGACAAATTTTGTCTATTAATCAGAATCAAGCTTTATTTAGTATACTGGGAGCGATGTATGGAGGAAATGGCGTAACAACATTTGCCTTACCGGATTTTAGAGGCCGAATTCCTGTAGGGTTTTCAAATGAAATTTCTTTAGGGAAAACGGCAGGTGAAGAAACGCATGCCTTAACCTCTACAGAAATGCCTGCGCATCTACATCTTGTAGAAATAAAAGGTAATCATTTTAAGGTAAGTGCGAAGGGTGCTACTCAAGCAAGGATTACATCAGGCTCTAGTTTGGCTGCACCTGTTGAATCAAGAGGTCGTATGAAAGTTCCTACACAAGGTTTTGTACAGACAGAACCAAATGTGGGGCTGAATAGTAACTCCGTTGATTTAGGAGATGTTACACTAGAACCACAAGGAGGAAACCAGGGACATGAAAACCGTATGCCTTCTTTAGGGATGAATTATGTGATTTGTTTATTTGGAATCTATCCATCAAGAAATTAATTTATGGACCAAACGATAGGAGAAATTAGAATGTTTGCGGGGAATTTTGCCCCTTTAGGGTGGATGCTTTGCCAGGGACAATTATTGTCTATAAGTGAAAATGAAGCGTTATTCGCTGTTATAGGAACGATTTATGGCGGAGATGGTATTTCTACTTTTGCTTTACCAAACCTTGCTAGCCGTGTGGCAGTTGGAATGGGACAAGGATTGGGATTAAGAAGTATTATTTTGGGTGAACAAGTAGGGGCAGAAAGAGTAACACTTATGGCTACTCAATTACCTCCTCATACTCATGTCGTAGATAAGAATTCGGTACAAGTAACAAATGGAATTGCGAGTAATATGTTATCTACTGCACACGAACCAACAAAAGGAAAAAGTTTGGGTGTTGCAACAAATAATGGAATTTCAACTTTAGGGTATAATCAAGAAGTACCTAACACGACATTACATCAAACATCCTTGAGAAATGAAGATTTAACGAAAACAACTTTACCAGTTGGAGGAAATCAGCCCCATAACAATATGCAACCTTATTTGGGGATTAATTTTATTATAGCAATAGAAGGAAATTTTCCTTCGCAAAATTAGAATTTATGGAAGAAGCTTATATAGGAGAGGTGAGATTATTTGCTGGCAATTTTGAACCAAGAAATTGGGCATTTTGCCGTGGTCAATTAATCGCTATTAGACAAAACACGGCCTTGTTTTCAATATTAGGAACAACATACGGAGGAGATGGTATTAACACTTTTGCTTTGCCAAATTTTATTAATCATGTGGGAATAGGTGTAGGACAAGGACCTGGGCTTTCTGCAAGAGTATTAGGTGAAACAGGAGGAGAAGAAAATGTAACATTATCGACACAAGATATGCCATCTCATATACATGGAGTTGTGATGACGGATCAACCAAAGTTAAAAGTTAGTTCGTCTCCGGCTACGCAAACGACACCTATTACAGGTTCATCAATTGCTCAGCCTGGTTTTTTGGTAAACGGTTCTTTTGCTCCAACAATGGGGGTGAATTTAGAAGAACCTGTAGTAGAATTAAATGCGAATATAGACATGAAATTTAGAACACAGGTTTCAGGTGGATCAATTCCTCATAATAATATGCAACCTTATATTGGGATGAATTATGTGATTTGTTTATATGGAATTTTTCCTCAAAGATGGTAATTAAATAAGAAAAATATGGAAAGTAATAGACGTTCTTTTCTGAAACATACCGCATCCTTAATGGGGATTTCGATGTTGAATCCTTCGTTGAAAGGGTTGGCTAATGTTTCAAAAAATATACAAGGATTAACAGATGATTCGCATCTCACGATTTATCAAACCAACAATATGGATCAGTCAACAAATCGTTCCATTTACAGTCAAATTAAAAGCGAGCTCAATGATCAACCAACAAATGGAATTTTATTGGACGCAGGTAATTTATTTCGATTAGAACAATTAAATAAATCAACCTTTCAATCTATTAATTCTGTTGGTTATCATGCAGTTGCTTTAAGTAATAATTATTTGAAATTAGGCGTTAAACCCTTTTTAGATTTAGCAAAATCTTTTGATTTTCCATTTGTGAACTGTAATTAT of Empedobacter falsenii contains these proteins:
- a CDS encoding phage tail protein, with translation MFAGPYAPRNWAFCYGQILSINQNQALFSILGAMYGGNGVTTFALPDFRGRIPVGFSNEISLGKTAGEETHALTSTEMPAHLHLVEIKGNHFKVSAKGATQARITSGSSLAAPVESRGRMKVPTQGFVQTEPNVGLNSNSVDLGDVTLEPQGGNQGHENRMPSLGMNYVICLFGIYPSRN
- a CDS encoding phage tail protein — its product is MDQTIGEIRMFAGNFAPLGWMLCQGQLLSISENEALFAVIGTIYGGDGISTFALPNLASRVAVGMGQGLGLRSIILGEQVGAERVTLMATQLPPHTHVVDKNSVQVTNGIASNMLSTAHEPTKGKSLGVATNNGISTLGYNQEVPNTTLHQTSLRNEDLTKTTLPVGGNQPHNNMQPYLGINFIIAIEGNFPSQN
- a CDS encoding phage tail protein, producing the protein MEEAYIGEVRLFAGNFEPRNWAFCRGQLIAIRQNTALFSILGTTYGGDGINTFALPNFINHVGIGVGQGPGLSARVLGETGGEENVTLSTQDMPSHIHGVVMTDQPKLKVSSSPATQTTPITGSSIAQPGFLVNGSFAPTMGVNLEEPVVELNANIDMKFRTQVSGGSIPHNNMQPYIGMNYVICLYGIFPQRW